One window of the Musa acuminata AAA Group cultivar baxijiao unplaced genomic scaffold, Cavendish_Baxijiao_AAA HiC_scaffold_1125, whole genome shotgun sequence genome contains the following:
- the LOC135666741 gene encoding cytochrome f, which translates to MQNKNTFSWVKEEMTRSISVSIMIYVITRASISNAYPIFAQQGYENPREATGRIVCANCHLANKPVDIEVPQAVLPDTVFEAVVRIPYDKQLKQVLANGKKGTLNVGAVLILPDGFELAPLDRISPELKEKIGNLSFQSYRPNKRNIIVIGPVPGQKYSEIVFPILSPDPATKKDVHFLKYPIYVGGNRGRGQIYPDGSKSNNTVYNATSAGIVSRIVRKEKGGYEITIVDASDGHQVVDIIPPGPELLVSEGESIKLDQPLTSNPNVGGFGQGDAEIVLQDPLRVQGLLFFLASVILAQVFLVLKKKQFEKVQLYEMNF; encoded by the coding sequence atgcaaaataaaaatactttttcttgggtAAAGGAAGAGATGACTCGATCCATTTCTGTATCGATCATGATATATGTAATAACTCGGGCATCTATTTCAAATGCATATCCCATTTTTGCGCAGCAGGGTTATGAAAACCCGCGAGAAGCAACGGGACGAATTGTATGTGCCAATTGCCATTTAGCTAATAAACCCGTGGATATTGAAGTTCCGCAAGCTGTGCTTCCTGATACTGTATTTGAAGCAGTTGTTCGAATCCCTTATGATAAGCAACTGAAACAAGTTCTTGCTAATGGTAAAAAGGGGACTTTGAATGTGGGGGCTGTTCTCATTTTACCCGACGGATTCGAATTAGCCCCCCTTGATCGTATTTCTCCTGAGTTGAAAGAAAAGATAGGAAATCTGTCTTTTCAGAGTTATCGTCCcaacaaaagaaatattattgtgATAGGTCCTGTTCCCGGTCAGAAATATAGTGAAATCGTCTTTCCCATTCTTTCCCCCGACCCTGCTACGAAGAAAGACGTTCACTTCTTAAAATATCCCATATACGTAGGTGGGAACAGAGGAAGGGGTCAGATTTATCCTGATGGTAGCAAAAGTAACAATACAGTCTATAATGCTACATCAGCAGGTATAGTAAGCAGAATAGTACGTAAAGAAAAAGGGGGATATGAAATAACCATAGTTGATGCATCGGATGGACATCAAGTGGTTGATATTATACCTCCAGGACCAGAACTTCTTGTTTCAGAGGGTGAATCCATCAAGCTTGATCAACCATTAACAAGCAATCCCAATGTGGGAGGCTTTGGTCAGGGAGATGCAGAAATAGTGCTTCAAGACCCATTACGGGTCCAaggtcttttgttcttcttggcatctgttattttggcacaagtttttttggttcttaaaaagaaacagtttgaaaaggttcaattgtacgaaatgaatttctag
- the LOC135666738 gene encoding acetyl-coenzyme A carboxylase carboxyl transferase subunit beta, chloroplastic-like: MGKWWFRSMLSNEKLEHRCGLSKSRCGLSKSMDSLDGIGHTSRSEQPILNDTKNDTKKKIPSWNHSGNYSFTNVDSLFEIKDIWSLISDDTFLVRDSNGDSYSVYFDIENQIFEVDNDSSFLSELEKKLSSYLSRGSKKKNHYYYHYMYDTQSGWNNHINSCIDSYLRFEVSINSSISGSTNNYSDSYFYNFICTENRNSSESGRSSKRTRKNFNDFHEEVESDFHEEVEFHEEVESDFHEEVESDFHEEVEFHEEVESNDFNEEVESDFNEEVESDFNEEVESDFNEEVESDFNEEVESDFNEEVEFHEEVEFHEEVESDFHEEVESNDFNINQKYKHLWVQCENCYGLNYKKFFKSKMNICEQCGYHLKMSSSDRIELSIDPGTWDPLDKDMISIDPIDFRSKEEPYGDRIDSYQRRTGLADAIQTGIGQINGIPVAIGVMDFQFMGGSMGSVVGEKITRLIEYATNRSLPVIIVCASGGARMQEGSLSLMQMAKISSASSNYQSDKKLFYVSILTSPTTGGVTASFGMLGDIIIAEPNAYIAFAGKRVIEQTLKKVIPEGSQVSEYLFHKGLFDPIVPRNLLKGVLGELFQLHGFFPLNPSSKM, translated from the coding sequence ATGGGAAAATGGTGGTTCCGTTCGATGTTGTCTAACGAGAAGTTAGAACATAGGTGTGGGCTAAGTAAATCTAGGTGTGGGCTAAGTAAATCAATGGATAGTCTTGATGGTATTGGACATACCAGTAGAAGTGAACAACCTATTCTAAACGATACGAAGAACGATACGAAGAAAAAGATTCCTAGTTGGAATCATAGTGGTAATTATAGTTTCACTAATGTTGATTCTTtatttgaaatcaaggatatttGGAGTTTGATCTCTGATGACACTTTTTTAGTTAGGGATAGTAATGGTGACAGTTACTCTgtatattttgatattgaaaATCAGATTTTTGAGGTTGACAATGATAGTTCTTTTCTGAGTGAACTAGAAAAAAAACTTTCTAGTTATTTGAGTAGGGGGTCTAAGAAAAAGAATCACTACTATTATCATTACATGTATGATACTCAATCTGGTTGGAATAATCACATTAATAGTTGCATTGATAGTTATCTTCGTTTTGAAGTCAGTATTAATAGTTCTATTTCGGGTAGTACCAACAATTACAGTGACAGTTACTTTTATAACTTCATTTGTACTGAAAATAGAAATAGTAGTGAGAGCGGTAGGTCTAGTAAAAGAACTAGAAAAAATTTCAATGATTTCCATGAAGAGgtggaatccgatttccatgaagaagtagaattccacgaagaagtagaatccgacttccatgaagaagtagaatccgatttccatgaagaagtagaattccacgaagaagtagaatccaatgatttcaatgaagaagtagaatctgatttcaatgaagaagtggaatccgatttcaatgaagaagtggaatccgatttcaatgaagaagtggaatccgatttcaatgaagaagtggaatccgatttcaatgaagaagtagaattccatgaagaagtagaattccatgaagaagtagaatccgacttccatgaagaagtagaatccaatgatttcaatataaatcaaaaataCAAACATTTATGGGTTCAATGCGAAAATTGTTatggattaaattataaaaaattttttaagtcaaaaatgaatatttgtgaacagtgtggatatcatttgaaaatgagtAGTTCAGATAGAATTGAACTTTCGATTGATCCCGGAACTTGGGATCCTCTGGATAAAGATATGATATCTATAGACCCCATTGATTTTCGTTCAAAAGAGGAACCTTATGGAGATCGTATCGATTCTTATCAAAGAAGGACAGGTTTAGCTGATGCTATTCAAACAGGCATAGGTCAAATAAATGGTATTCCCGTAGCAATTGGCGTTATGGATTTTCAGTTTATGGGAGGTAGTATGGGATCCGTAGTAGGCGAGAAAATTACTCGTTTGATCGAGTATGCTACTAATCGATCTCTACCTGTCATTATTGTGTGTGCTTCTGGAGGAGCACGCATGCAAGAAGGAAGTTTGAGCTTGATGCAAATGGCTAAAATATCTTCTGCTTCATCTAATTATCAATCAGATAAAAAGTTATTCTATGTATCAATTCTTACATCTCCTACAACTGGTGGAGTAACAGCCAGTTTTGGTATGTTGGGGGATATCATTATTGCTGAACCTAACGCCTACATTGCATTTGCGGGTAAAAGAGTAATtgaacaaacattaaaaaaggtaatacCTGAAGGTTCACAAGTGTCTGAGTATTTATTCCATAAAGGTTTATTCGACCCAATAGTACCACGTAATCTTTTAAAAGGTGTTCTGGGTGAGTTATTTCAGCTCCACGGTTTCTTTCCCTTGAATCCAAGTTCAAAAATGTAA
- the LOC135666739 gene encoding ATP synthase subunit beta, chloroplastic — protein MRINPTPSSPAVSTLEEQNLGRIAQIIGPVLDVVFPPGKMPNIYNALVVKGRDTIGQQINVTCEVQQLLGNNRVRAVAMSATDGLMRGMEVIDTGAPLSVPVGGATLGRIFNVLGEPVDNLGPVDTSTTSPIHRPAPAFIQLETKLSIFETGIKVVDLLAPYRRGGKIGLFGGAGVGKTVLIMELINNIAKAHGGVSVFGGVGERTREGNDLYMEMKESGVINEKNIAESKVALVYGQMNEPPGARMRVGLTALTMAEYFRDVNEQDVLLFIDNIFRFVQAGSEVSALLGRMPSAVGYQPTLSTEMGSLQERITSTKEGSITSIQAVYVPADDLTDPAPATTFAHLDATTVLSRGLAAKGIYPAVDPLDSTSTMLQPRIVGEEHYETAQRVKQTSQRYKELQDIIAILGLDELSEEDRLTVARARKIERFLSQPFFVAEVFTGSPGKYVGLAETIRGFQLILSGELDSLPEQAFYLVGNIDEATAKAMNLEEESKLKK, from the coding sequence atgagaatcaaTCCTACCCCTTCTAGTCCTGCGGTTTCcacacttgaagaacaaaacctAGGGCGTATCGCTCAAATTATTGGCCCAGTACTGGATGTTGTTTTTCCTCCGGGCAAGATGCCTAATATTTATAACGCTTTGGTAGTTAAGGGTCGAGATACTATTGGTCAGCAAATTAATGTGACTTGTGAGGTACAACAATTATTAGGAAATAATCGAGTTAGAGCTGTAGCTATGAGTGCTACAGATGGACTGATGAGAGGAATGGAAGTGATTGACACGGGAGCTCCTCTAAGCGTTCCAGTCGGTGGAGCTACCCTCGGACGAATTTTCAACGTTCTTGGGGAGCCTGTTGATAATTTAGGTCCTGTAGATACTAGCACAACATCTCCTATTCATAGACCTGCACCTGCCTTTATACAGTTAGAGACGAAATTATCAATCTTTGAAACAGGAATTAAAGTAGTGGATCTTTTAGCTCCTTATCGCCGTGGAGGAAAAATCGGACTATTTGGAGGAGCTGGAGTAGGTAAAACAGTACTCATCATGGAATTGATCAACAACATTGCCAAAGCTCATGGAGGCGTATCTGTATTTGGCGGAGTAGGCGAACGTACTCGTGAAGGAAATGATCTTTACATGGAAATGAAAGAATCCGgagtaattaatgaaaaaaatattgcagAATCAAAAGTAGCTCTAGTCTACGGTCAAATGAATGAACCGCCGGGAGCTCGTATGAGAGTTGGTTTGACTGCCCTAACTATGGCGGAATATTTCCGGGATGTTAATGAACAAGACGTACTTCTATTCATCGACAATATCTTTCGTTTCGTCCAAGCAGGATCAGAAGTATCCGCCTTATTGGGGAGAATGCCTTCTGCAGTGGGTTATCAACCTACCCTTAGTACAGAAATGGGTTCTTTGCAAGAAAGAATTACTTCTACCAAAGAGGGATCTATAACTTCGATCCAAGCCGTTTATGTACCTGCGGACGATTTGACCGACCCTGCTCCTGCCACGacatttgcacatttagatgctaCTACCGTATTATCGAGAGGATTAGCTGCCAAAGGTATTTATCCAGCAGTGGATCCTTTAGATTCAACGTCAACTATGTTACAACCTCGGATCGTTGGCGAGGAACATTATGAAACTGCGCAAAGAGTTAAGCAAACTTCACAACGTTACAAAGAACTTCAGGACATTATAGCTATTCTTGGGTTGGACGAATTATCCGAAGAAGATCGTTTAACTGTAGCAAGAGCACGAAAAATCGAGCGTTTCTTATCACAACCCTTCTTCGTGGCAGAAGTATTTACTGGTTCTCCAGGAAAATATGTTGGTCTTGCAGAAACAATTAGGGGGTTTCAACTGATCCTTTCCGGAGAATTAGACAGTCTTCCCGAGCAGGCCTTTTATTTAGTAGGTAACATCGATGAAGCTACCGCGAAAGCTATGAACTTAGAAGAGGAGAGCAAATTGAAGAAATGA
- the LOC135666740 gene encoding ribulose bisphosphate carboxylase large chain, which translates to MSCREGLMSPQTETKASVGFKAGVKDYKLNYYTPDYEVKDTDILAAFRVTPQPGVPPEEAGAAVAAESSTGTWTTVWTDGLTSLDRYKGRCYHIEAVVGEENQYIAYVAYPLDLFEEGSVTNMFTSIVGNVFGFKALRALRLEDLRIPTSYSKTFQGPPHGIQVERDKLNKYGRPLLGCTIKPKLGLSAKNYGRAVYECLRGGLDFTKDDENVNSQPFMRWRDRFLFCTEALFKAQAETGEIKGHYLNATAGTCEEMMKRAICARELGVPIVMHDYLTGGFTANTSLAHYCRDNGLLLHIHRAMHAVIDRQKNHGMHFRVLAKALRMSGGDHIHAGTVVGKLEGEREMTLGFVDLLRDDYIEKDRSRGIFFTQDWVSMPGVLPVASGGIHVWHMPALTEIFGDDSVLQFGGGTLGHPWGNAPGAVANRVALEACVQARNEGRDLAREGNEIIREASKWSPELAAACEVWKEIKFEFEPVDKLDKEKK; encoded by the coding sequence ATGAGTTGTAGGGAGGGACTTATGTCACCACAAACAGAGACTAAAGCAAGTGTTGGATTTAAAGCTGGTGTTAAAGATTACAAATTGAATTATTATACTCCTGACTACGAAGTCAAAGATACTGATATCTTGGCAGCATTCCGAGTAACTCCTCAACCTGGAGTTCCGCCCGAAGAAGCAGGGGCTGCGGTAGCTGCCGAATCTTCTACTGGTACATGGACAACTGTGTGGACTGATGGACTTACCAGTCTTGATCGTTACAAAGGGCGATGCTACCACATCGAGGCCGTTGTTGGGGAGGAAAATCAATATATTGCTTATGTAGCTTATCCTTTAGACCTTTTTGAAGAAGGTTCTGTTACTAACATGTTTACTTCCATTGTGGGTAATGTATTTGGTTTCAAAGCCTTACGAGCTCTACGTCTGGAGGATCTGCGAATTCCCACTTCTTATTCCAAAACTTTCCAAGGCCCGCCTCACGGCATTCAGGTTGAAAGAGATAAGTTGAACAAGTATGGTCGTCCCCTATTGGGATGCACTATTAAACCAAAATTGGGATTATCTGCAAAAAACTACGGTAGAGCGGTTTATGAATGTCTACGTGGTGGACTTGATTTTACCAAAGATGATGAAAACGTAAACTCACAACCATTTATGCGTTGGAGAGATCGTTTCTTATTTTGCACCGAAGCACTTTTTAAAGCGCAGGCCGAAACAGGTGAAATCAAAGGACATTACTTGAATGCTACTGCGGGTACatgtgaagaaatgatgaaaagggCCATATGTGCCAGAGAATTAGGAGTTCCTATCGTAATGCATGACTACTTAACTGGTGGATTCACTGCAAATACTAGCTTGGCTCATTATTGCCGTGACAACGGCCTACTTCTTCACATCCATCGCGCAATGCATGCAGTTATTGATAGACAGAAAAATCATGGTATGCATTTCCGTGTACTAGCTAAAGCATTACGTATGTCTGGTGGAGATCATATTCACGCCGGTACAGTAGTAGGTAAACTGGAAGGGGAACGTGAGATGACTTTAGGTTTCGTTGATTTATTACGTGATGATTATATCGAAAAAGACCGAAGTCGCGGTATTTTCTTCACTCAAGATTGGGTCTCTATGCCAGGTGTTCTGCCCGTGGCTTCAGGGGGTATTCATGTTTGGCATATGCCTGCTCTGACCGAAATCTTTGGGGATGATTCCGTACTACAGTTTGGCGGAGGAACTTTAGGACACCCTTGGGGAAATGCACCTGGTGCAGTAGCTAATAGGGTGGCTTTAGAGGCGTGTGTACAAGCTCGTAATGAGGGACGTGATCTTGCTCGTGAAGGTAATGAAATTATCCGTGAAGCTAGCAAATGGAGCCCTGAACTAGCCGCTGCTTGTGAAGTATGGAAAGAGATCAAATTCGAATTCGAACCAGTAGATAAGCTagataaagagaaaaagtaa